The genomic DNA GTGTTGGCCACCGATACGGATATTTTAAAAGCGTATGATTGGTCTGTGGAAAACGGTCGCGCTTTTACGGAGCGGGAAATTTCTTCTTATGCTCAGGTGATGATTATTGGGGCGACTTCCGCACAAACGATTTTTGGAGATGTTGACCCGCTCAATAAGACGGTCGTTTTAGATGGTATCCCCTTCAAAGTAGTGGGCGTAACCAAAAAAACGGGTTCCAGCGGGTTTGGGTTTAACATTGACGAGGGGGCTCTGATCCCTTATACAACCGGAAAAGTAAAAATGAATGCCGGCTGGAATAGTTCCAATCGTCGCGCGCTAGACCGGGTGGTTATTAAAGTAGATGATTTTAATGCCATTGAGAACACAAAAGTAGATATCGCTAATACTGTACGCAATACTCACCGTATTCACCCCCTGGGAAAAGATGATTTCCAGTTAGATGACATGGCCTCCTTCGTGGAGCAGGCAAAAAGCACTGCCACTACGATGAGTTTGTTCCTGGGAATTATCGGGGCGGTTTCGTTGATTGTAGGCGGGATTGGGGTTATGAACATTATGTTGGTGTCCGTAACGGAAAGAACCCGCGAAATCGGTATCCGTATGGCTATCGGGGCTACCAGTTGGAACATCCGTATGCAATTTTTGGGCGAGGCGGTTACCTTATCTTGTATGGGTGGCTTGGTAGGTATTATTTTGGGTGTAATATTTACCGTATTTGTGGCAAAATATATGTCCTTACAGGCAGAATTGAGCGTTTGGGCGGTGTTGGTTTCGGCGGGATTTTCTGCAGCGACAGGCGTATTTTTTGGCTTTTATCCGGCTTATAAAGCCTCCAAACTTACCCCCATCGACGCCTTGCGTTACGAATAATTTGGGAACTATACAAAAAAGGCTCGGTATTTTTACCGAGCCTTTTTTTATTTCTTAAAGAAGTTTCGTACTTTTTGCCATAAAGTCGGGTTCTTCTCTATGGGCTGGGGTTGCACATGGAGCGGATTTTGGGCCGCCTTGTCTGCCCGCTTAAAGAGCAGGGCCGAAATACTGGCTAATGCCGCCGGGATACCTAACAAGGCCGCCGCAGTAGCCCCTTGAGTAGAGAGCAGGCCGGCATCAATAAAGCGTTGGGCCAAATCGGTAAGCAACATGGGGCCGAAGGCGCAACTGATGGCGCTTGCTACAATAAGCGAGATAATACGGTCTTGCGTTTTGGGGTTTTTGGCCGTGCGGGAGAAAGCCAAGGTAAACGCGGTGGAAATACCCAGTTCAGCAGCAAATAACGAGGCCGTCAATAAATATACATTACTTTGGGCCGCCGTCAGCGAAGCAAACCCGCCTAACGCACCCAAAGCGGTGGCAATAGCCATATTGTTTTTGGGGAACCATTTCAAAAAGTGTCCCGCCAAGTAGCGCCCCAAAAGGAACGGTACGGCAAATTGAGCAATCCCGAATAAGTACTGCATGGACGGATTTTGCGTAAGAGAGGGTAAAAGAAGCAGAAATCCGCTGTTAAAAGAAACCTCTACCGCGTTCATGATAAGTAACCCGGTCAAAAGCGGAGCTACCCCTTTTTCTTCTTTGAATAAGCGCAGGTATTCGCTGTTTTTGGTTTTTTCCCACAGGCTTGCCTTGGTTTTTTCGGCTAAAGACGGGGCCTTAACAGGTTTTGTGTTGGGGAGTCTGCCGCTATTGATACCGATGGCCGCCGCCGCCACTAACGGGATAGGTAAGGCAAAGGTTAAACTCCAATCTAAACCCAAAACCGCCGTGGAAACAAACGGGAACGCAAACGAGGCCGCCATACCTGCCGCACGGGCAAGTTCGGTATAGGAGTTGCGCTTTTGGAGAACTAAATCGCTTTCGCCTTTGCTGATTTCCGTAATCATCGGGCCCACGGAGTTATGTACAAGCACCCCCCCTACGCTGGCAATGGTAATGCAAGCCAAAGTTTTATAGAAGTGGAGCATGGCATTGGCTTCGGCCACAAAGGAACCGTCCAGGCCGCACAGGGTTACCCCGCCTAAAAAACCCAGACCCATTAACCCAAGTCCTAAATTTAAGGCCGCTTTTCTGCCGATTTTTTGTTTTAAGTAGTTAGCGAAGAAAGCCCCCACGGAATACGGGAAATAGGTGGCCACGGCTACCAAAATGTTATCTTCCAGGGAAAGGCCGAAACTTGTGCCGAAGTTGGAAATAACCGGGGTGGCTACTTCCAAACCCATCACGGCAGAGGCCAAATACAGGCTGGCGCGTTGCAAAGCGGAATTTACTTTTACGGGTTCTTCGATAGCAGGTGCGGCTTGTTTCTTTTTGCCAAGGCCTAACCAGTTGCGTACTTTTTGCACCAAAGAAGTCTTTTGGGCGGGAGTATCCAAAACAGGGGCAATATCTCCCTCGGGCAGTCTAACCGAGGGCGCGGCTTCAACCGTGGTTTCCGTGCCGGCAGTCGGGTGCGAAACGGCACCTGTATTTAACTGTTCGGGAGAGGTTTTTAACGGATCCAGGGTTAAGGTCAGTTCGGATAAAACGGCCGGTTTGGAGGCTTGTTTCGCGGGCGCGGTGAAGGACGGCAAGCGTACGGATACCGGGGCAGTCAGGTTCATCCATAATACGGTGGCACTATGGCTGCTGTCAGCACTTAAAGCAGAATGTTCGCCATAAGTGGACAGATAACTGCGCAGGGCCTCATTTAAGAAGGGTTCCTTGCCCGGCGTTACGGGCAGGGAAAGCGGCAATTTGTGTAATACGGCGTATTGCGCGATTCCTTGAAAAAGAGCGGCATATTTGCCTTTTGTTTCGCGGGAAAAAGCCGTTAAGCGGTCGTACTCAGCCAAGCGCAAGCAGGCGCGGGCATAGTTGGTGGCGGCTGATAACGCGAGCGGCGTGCCGATTGCTTTGTGATAGAAATCTTCCAGTACGGATAAATCTTCCCGGGTGCCGAAAAGGGCCAAGGCGGAGGCGTCCGTCAAACCTTCGGCTGCTTGGGCAAGAACGTCGGGGTGGTTTTGGAAAACATGGGAAAAAGAAAGATCCTTAAGCAGTTCCACCGCCGGGAGTTTAGCCGTTAAGTCTTGTTTCCAGTAAGAGGAAGCTTGGATATTTTGTTCGGCGGTAGTATAACCGTGCAAGGCCAGCGTAACATATTCCGTTCTCAACCAATTATGATGCCCGGGTAAGTGTTTTGCTTTTAAGATACCTTCGGCTAACGATTTGAAGTCCGGTAAATCTAACGCTTGGCGGACTTGTTGCAATCCCGTGTTTTGTTTGAGAACTGCTCGGCTGATATTTCTTTCCAGTTGGGTGTAAATAGCGGGAGAAAAGTTCGGCGCAAGGTGTAAACCATTGGTATTGATGGTTGTAGGCAGTTTGACGGGGCGCAGAGGTGCCTTGCCGAGGGTTACGGCGGCCGACACTCCTTTTGCCGTATTTTTTAATACTTGTGCCTGCGCGGGGGTAAGTTGCCCAGCCAGTAAAGCGAAAACTAAAACGAACGATATAACTTTTTTCATCTCTATCAAATTCCTAAATTAAAATGTCCACAAAAAACCCCGCTCTTTTATTTCGAGCGGGGTGGTTTTTAATAATCTCAAATTTACATTACATTACGCAAACCACGCCCCGCCGTCTAAACATAATAATAGACACCATGCTAATTTGTAGCATGGAACGTACTTGGCTAATAAGACGGATAGCGTGTTTTTGCATAAAAGTTCAGTTAAAAAGTGTTATTAAAAAAACGACCCAATTATTATAGCAATTTTTTTTAAGAAAATGAAAAATTTTTCTAACCTATTTTAAGATTTTCTTTTTACACGCAAGTTTGTTACAGTATAAAAAAGTGATTTTTCACGAGAAAAAAATAAAATGCAATAAAAAATAAAAGGTTGGGGTTATACAGATATGGAAGATAAATTTACCGAACGGACGGACGACCAGTTGGTAGAACTTTTCCGTGCAGGAAACGAAAAAGCCTTTGAAGAATTGGTGTACCGTTACAAAAACCCGTTGTATCAGTATATTATGTCCCTCGTGCAAGACGAGGGTGCGGCGGGAGATTTGTTCCAAGAAGTGTTTATTTCGTTCTTTAAAAATGTGGGTAAGTATGAGGCTCGCGGGAAGTTTAAGTCGTGGTTGTTTTTAACGGCCCGAAACAGAGTGTTTAATTTCTTTCGGGATCGATATAAACTTTCCTCGCTGGATCAAACCGATGAAGAAGGGAACTCCGTTTTTCACGAAACATTGGAAGACGGCCAATTGGCCCCTTTAGAGGAATTATCCGGCAAAGAGGCGGAAGAAATGATTCGCCGCGCTTCTTTACAACTTCCCCCCCGTCAACGGGAAATGATTTACTTGCGGCAGTATTTATCCTTTAAGGAAATTGCCGAATTATTAGGGCGCCCGCTGGGCACCGTACTGGCCGATTGCCACCGCGCCGTAAAAAAAATGCGCCAGTTGCTGGAAAAGCAAAATCACCGAGAGGTAACTTTATGAAATTATGTGAAAACTTGATGCTTTACGCGCAAGGAGAGTTGGAAGGAGCGGAGAAAGCCCGTTTTGAAGAGCACTTGAAAGATTGTGCTTCCTGCCAAAAAGAACTGGCCTTTCTTACTCAAATGGACGAAGCTCTTTCCGCCCCGGCGGCCCCTGCCGGTGTGGTAGAGGAGTTGTTTTCCAAAACGACGCGTAAAAAATCGTTTTTAGCCGGTTGGAAACCGGTATTTGCAAGCACGGCTCTGTTGGGAGTAGCACTTTTCGTTACTTTTATGGGCCTGCAACCGGACAAAGCCGCTTTTGACGCAAATGAAGTGATTGCGTACATGAGCGAAAATTTGGACGCCGAATATCAATCTTTCGCGGAAGATTTGGCCGCGTTTGAAGAAGAATTCTAGGAGGGTAAATTATATGAAGAAACTGTTAGTTGTTATGATGATGAGCGCCTTGTGCCTGCCTGTGTTTGCCAAGGACGATTGTGCTGGGGATAAACATCCCTTTAAAGACGGCCGTACACACTTTGCGGTTCGCTGTAAAAAAGTCGCTCAAGAAAGCGAGTTTAAAAAAGCCCACAGAGAGCATAAAGCCAAAATGGAAGCCACCGAAGAAAAAGTGGAAAAATTGGTAGAAGAATACAATAAACTCAAACCGGGTAAGAAAAAAGACGCTAAAAAAGCCGAAATCGCCGCCATTGTGGCCGGTATCCGTGACGAGCAAATCAAATTCAAAGAACAACAAATCGTCAAATTCCAAGAACGCCTGGAAGTAATGAAAAAGGGTTTGGAAGAACAAAAAACGGAAGAATCCAAACAAGCCTGGGTGGAAAAAAAGACGGACGCCGTTATTGCCGACGAAGGGGACTTAGATGTGCTTTTTAAGGGCGAAATGGGCCCCGCCCCTCACAAAGACGGGAAATTTGACCATAAAGGCAAAAGAGGCCACGGCCCCAAAGGCCCCCGCGGCCCGAAAGGCCCGAGAAAAGAAGGCCCCCGTAACGACGATAAAAAATAATCTAAACCAAAGAAAAAATCCCGCTTGATGAAAGCGGGATTTTTTATGTAAAGGGACAAACAATTAGTTGGTGCCCAAGAGTTCCGCCCAAGCGGCTTTTTCATCAGCCAATTGTTGTTTGGCCGATTCAATTTTTTCTTCAATCGCTTCCTTGGCTACATCAGCGGCCGTTTTGGTGCCGGCGGCAATGGCAGCGGCGTTTTGGGCGTTTTGATAGGCTTGTTTGGCTTCCAACAATTTTTGGCGGGTTTCAGCCGATTTTTGCAAAGCCTGTTCCAAGGTAATGGTTTGCTGGGTGGTGGAAGTGGCACCGGTGGTCGTGCCGGTGGTGGCGCAGCCGGCCGTCAATACGGCGGCGGCCAAAAGGGTAAATACGGTTTTTTTCATGTTGTTAACTCCTTAATAATCTTTCTATATCCTATAACATATTCTATAAAAAATAAAAGGAAAATTTTATTTTCTTCTAAATACTACAAATTTATTTAAGAAAAAACTAACCAGTGCCACCAAAAACGAACTGATAAGCCCCGCCAAATACAGGTTTTGCATACCCGCTCCCGTCAGTAATTTCAAAATTCCCACATTGACGAAATAGCACACAACATAGACGGAAAAGAATTTGAAAATAAGGCGGTTGTCGGGGTTATCAAAAACAAAAGCGCCTAATGTTTTGAAACTAAAACAAATGCCGATTACCGTGGACAAAAACACGGCTAATGCATAATGGCAACCCGCAAAGATAAACAGCGCATAAAGCCCGTAGGCAAAAGCGGTGTTGAGCGTGCCGATAATTAAAAAGCGGATAAATTGCTCGGGCACTTTGGTAAGACGGGAAAGGCAAACGGAAATTTTTTGAAGCATTTTTCTTCCTAATTCATAAAAAAGCGGTCATGGGCGTCTGTATCGTCGTTATAGTTATGCTTGTCGGGGTTGTTCCAAGCCCAAAAATGCGTGGCAGATAAATACACCCCCAATACGGTTAAAAAGGCACTCAACCCGTAAAAAGCATGGCGGATATGCCACTCGTACCCTTCGGTGCCGAACCATTTATGCATGTAATCCCAGTCGGGTACGGCTTCCGGTCCCGTGGCATTAAGCAGAACGATAACCGGATCCAAACTACAACCCGCGTAGTGGCCTACACTATAGCAGGCAATAGCAAGTAACAGGAGGCAAATATCGGCTTGAATTTCTTTTCCCCGACGGAGAAAAATAAAAAATGCCAGTAGAGGAACGCCCAGTTCCATAATGGTTCCCCCTAAAATGGTCATTTTGAAATTTCCTAAAAAAGCCATTCTAAACAAGGGGTGTCCCGCTTCGTGAATACCAATAGTAAAGAGTTGTAAAACTCCTGCCAAACCGAAAGTCTTGGGGCCGATCAAATACTCGTACATCCCCCAAGTTCCTAAGATGATAAACAAAATTCCTTTCCACCCGTATTTCCAAAATAAAGGGCCTTTGCGGTACGGGTCTAAAAAATCCCAAAAAGTGTTCCAGATATTTTTCATTTTATTCAATCCGTTTAACCTTCTTATATTGTACCGAAAAAAGAACGCAACGAAAAAACATTTTTTCTCCTGCTTAAAAAAGGGTTAGTTTTTTATTTCCCCCTCTCTATGGGTTATTGCGTTTCTAAAAAACTAATCCAAATTTTGCCTTGCTCGTTTTTGAAGGCCTTTGTATTTTTTTAGTACAGCCGACTTACAACCGGTTGCAACAAGCAGTAAAGCAGTAAAAATCCAGTTCAGAAACTGTTTACGGGGGTAAACATGAACATAACAAAAACAATGCTTGCGGCAGTGATGGCCTTTGCCTGTTCTGCCGTTTCCGCCCAAGGGTTTTATATGGCGGAAGATATAGAAGAAGAACTCGTCTTAACTCCGGTCAAGCACGAACAGCGCTTGGCCTCACGCAAAAAAGTGGAGAAACATCCCTTCAACGATGCCGGGCAAGCCTATTTTGATGCTAAAAAAGAATTGGCTGAAAAAACCGGATTACAAATCGGTATGGATATTTCCTACACGGCCCAACGCTCTACACCAAACGGCAAACAAACTTCTATTCAGGGTATTTACTACCCGTATTTGACTTGGAATTTGTTCAAAAACACGGCCTTTGGTTCCGGTCAGTTAAATGTTAACTACAATTTGGTGCGTTACTGGGGAGCCTCCGCGGCTACCTTGGCAGACCGCTCCAACTTTGCCGTTCCGATTAACGACTATCCCGCCAACCAAGAGATTTTCTCCCAGTTTTCCTATACGCATACTTTGCCGGGAGAAATGGATTGGTTGTCGGTAACGGTGGGGCAATTCCCGCTTTATAACTTCGACGGTACCGAATACTTAGATAACCAACAAACGGGGTTGATGAACTATGCCATGTCGCAAAATGCGTCCGCGGCGTACACCTCGGCCTCTTTCGGCGGTTACTTGCAAGCGCAAAACGATTTAATCAGTTTTGCGGCCGGGTATCAAGATGCTACCAATGTAAGCGGTGAAACCATTGAACTTAAAGACGCCTTCAGCGGTAAATATACGCTGTTCGGTTCGTTGTCTTTAACGCCCGAATTTGATATGGGCCAAGGGCAATACAGTTTCATGTACTACTATCAGCCGTCCGTGCACGAACAACCCGAAAATGTAAACGGCTGGTCGTTTAATATGCAACAGAATATGGGCGATAAGTGGGTCATGTTCGGGCGTATAAACGGTTCCAGCAATGGTGCAACGGCAGTAAGAAACTCGTTTGTATTGGGCGGTGCTTATTTGGATCCGTTTGAAAGAAATCCGCTCGATTCTATTGTGGCGGGTATTGCCTACAATCGTTTGAGCGGTAAAGGGCTCGGTTATCCGACCGACCGCCGCAACACCGAAATGGCAATGGAATTTCAATGGAACATCGGTGTAGGTAAATTTATGACCATTACGCCGGACTTGCAACTCTATCCCAACCCGGGTTTAGATGAAGACGGAAAAATGGGGTTGGCTGTCGGGTTGCGTACGACGATTATGTTGTAGTGGGGTAAAAAAGCAGTAAAAGGAGAATAATTATGGAAAAATGTGATTTAACTTTAGGAACAAGATATCCAACCTTGGCTTTTATCAGCGGAGGTGCCGGGCAAGCGGCGGACGGAATCCCGCCTCAGCCCTTTGAAACTTTCTGTTACGACTCTGCTTTGTTGGAAGCCAAAATAGAAAATTTCAATGTAGTTCCTTATACCTCGGTTTTGCCGAAGGAATTATACGGCAATATCGTGCCTGTAGATAAAGTGGTGAAGGACTTTCATCACGGAGCGGTGTTGGAAGTAATCATGGCCGGTAACGGGGCCCGCATCGAAGAACATAAGGCTATTGCCACGGGGGTAGGCATCTGCTGGGGTAAAGATAAGGAAGGCAAGTTAATCGGCGGTTGGGCGGCTGAATATGTGGAATATTTTGACACGCCCATTGATGATGAAATTGCTTCTGGTCATGCCAAAATGTGGCTGAATAAATCGTTAAACCACGAATTGGAAATCCGCGGGGTGGAAAAACACAGCGAATTCCAAATTTGGCATAACTACATCAACATCACCCAGCCGTTTGCTTATTGTTTAACGGTCATGGGTTTCTTGAACTTCAAATTTGCCAAACCGGTAGATGTGAAGTAACGCTTGGGGTAAATAAATAGCGTTTTGGGGGATATTATGGGAGATAAAAACAATACAGCAGCCAAATTGGGTGTGATTGGCCTTGCCAGCATTGTCATTAGTTCCATGGTTGGGGGCGGGGTATTCTCCCTCCCCCAAAACATGGCAGCCGGGGCCAGCGCGGGAGCGGTGCTTTTGGCTTGGGTGATTACCGGTATCGGCATGTATTTTATTGCCAATACATTTAGCGTGCTTTCCCGCGTGAAACCGGATCTGACGGCCGGTATCTATATGTACGCTCGGGAAGGTTTCGGCCCTTATGTGGGCTTTACAATCGGGTGGGGTTATTGGCTCTGCCAGATTTTCGGTAATGTGGGGTATGCCGTTATTACCATGGACGCGCTTAACTACTTTTTCCCCCCTTATTTTGCGGGCGGGAATAATTTATTGTCCATTGTATGCGGTTCCTTTTTGATTTGGGGTTTTAACTTTGTGGTTTTGCGAGGTGTAAAGCAAGCGGCGGTGTTAAATGTTATCGGTACCATTGGCAAACTTGTTCCGCTTTTACTGTTCTGCTTGATTTTACTGTTTACTTTCCACTTGGATAAGTTTGATTCCAACTTCTGGGGTCAGCTGGCGGAAAACGGTAAATCGTTGGGAGATTTGCCCTCTCAACTTAAAAGCACCATGCTCGTAACCTTATGGGCTTTTATCGGTATTGAAGGTGCTGTGGTGCTTTCCAACCGTGCAAAAAGCCAATCTGCCGTCAGCAAAGCCACCCTGCTCGGGTTTTTAGGGTGTTTGGTAATTTATATGGGGCTTTCGCTTTTGCCGTTTGGTTTCTTATCGCAAGCGGAAATTGCGGCTGTTGCCAACCCTTCTACGGCGGGCGTCTTGGAAAAAGTAGTCGGCCCTTGGGGTGCGTGGATGATGAATATCGGGTTATTGGTAGCGGTTTTATCCTCTTGGCTCGCTTGGACGATGATTACGGCCGAAATCCCGGCTGCGGCGGCGGAAAACGGAACTTTTCCCAAGCAATTCGCCACGCAAAACAAAAACGGTTCACCCAGCGTATCTTTGTGGGTAACGAGTGCGCTAATGCAACTGGCCATTTTGATGGTGTATTTTTCCAACAATGCGTGGAATACCATGCTTTCCATTACGGGGGTAATGGTGCTTCCGGCCTACTTGGCCAGTACCGCTTATTTGTGGAAACTGACCGAAGACGGCGAGTATGCTCAAATTACGCCTAAAGGGCGTGCGGCGGCTTTGTTGACCTCCGTGTTGGGCACGGTGTACGGCGTGTGGCTTGTGTATGCGGCGGGGCTTAAGTATTTGTTCTTAGCCGTTATTTTCTTAGCACTCGGTTTACCCGTGTTTATTTGGGCCCGCAAGCAAAAACAGGACGGTAACCCCGTCTTTAAGCGGGGAGAAGGTTGGGTGGCATCTCTGCTGGTTATTTGTGCGTTGGTGGCTATCTATGTCTTTACAAGGGGGCTTGTTTCCCTTTAATCGGAAAGAGAGGGAGCAAGTTCAGCCGGGCCTCTTAACGAGGCCCGGCTTTTTTAGGGGGAATCTTGAATTCTAATTTATTAACCACTAAACTAAATAGTAGAGAATCAATATTTTGGAGGAGGAAAAGTTATGAACAAAGGGTTTACTTTAATAGAATTGTTAGTAGTTGTTTTAATTATTGGTATTTTGTCGGCGGTGGCTTTGCCCCAATACACGGCGGCGGTGGAAAAATCTCGCTCTGCTGAGGCTCTTTCTGCCATGAACACGATCGAAAAGGCCCTCCAATTAAGGATTTTGCAAGGGGGTGAAATGATTAAAAATTTATCGGATTTACACGATATGTTAACGGAGGGCGATATCGGTTTGCAAGGGGAGTGGCCTTCCACCAGCAAATGGGTGGGTAAACACTTTAATATTTCTTCCAACTGGTGTTCGAGTAACTCG from Elusimicrobium sp. includes the following:
- a CDS encoding sigma-70 family RNA polymerase sigma factor, whose product is MEDKFTERTDDQLVELFRAGNEKAFEELVYRYKNPLYQYIMSLVQDEGAAGDLFQEVFISFFKNVGKYEARGKFKSWLFLTARNRVFNFFRDRYKLSSLDQTDEEGNSVFHETLEDGQLAPLEELSGKEAEEMIRRASLQLPPRQREMIYLRQYLSFKEIAELLGRPLGTVLADCHRAVKKMRQLLEKQNHREVTL
- a CDS encoding GtrA family protein → MLQKISVCLSRLTKVPEQFIRFLIIGTLNTAFAYGLYALFIFAGCHYALAVFLSTVIGICFSFKTLGAFVFDNPDNRLIFKFFSVYVVCYFVNVGILKLLTGAGMQNLYLAGLISSFLVALVSFFLNKFVVFRRK
- a CDS encoding FtsX-like permease family protein — translated: MWDSFLAIFKISLKAIFANKMRAALTSLGIIIGVAAVITVLAVGSATKKSIADRFSNMGTNIIFLRQPWDLDESISSPKDVTMEDVLAIRKVGGVSAAAPYIQTSFDVKYKNTSVGLSVLATDTDILKAYDWSVENGRAFTEREISSYAQVMIIGATSAQTIFGDVDPLNKTVVLDGIPFKVVGVTKKTGSSGFGFNIDEGALIPYTTGKVKMNAGWNSSNRRALDRVVIKVDDFNAIENTKVDIANTVRNTHRIHPLGKDDFQLDDMASFVEQAKSTATTMSLFLGIIGAVSLIVGGIGVMNIMLVSVTERTREIGIRMAIGATSWNIRMQFLGEAVTLSCMGGLVGIILGVIFTVFVAKYMSLQAELSVWAVLVSAGFSAATGVFFGFYPAYKASKLTPIDALRYE
- a CDS encoding pyruvoyl-dependent arginine decarboxylase; this encodes MEKCDLTLGTRYPTLAFISGGAGQAADGIPPQPFETFCYDSALLEAKIENFNVVPYTSVLPKELYGNIVPVDKVVKDFHHGAVLEVIMAGNGARIEEHKAIATGVGICWGKDKEGKLIGGWAAEYVEYFDTPIDDEIASGHAKMWLNKSLNHELEIRGVEKHSEFQIWHNYINITQPFAYCLTVMGFLNFKFAKPVDVK
- a CDS encoding MFS transporter — translated: MKKVISFVLVFALLAGQLTPAQAQVLKNTAKGVSAAVTLGKAPLRPVKLPTTINTNGLHLAPNFSPAIYTQLERNISRAVLKQNTGLQQVRQALDLPDFKSLAEGILKAKHLPGHHNWLRTEYVTLALHGYTTAEQNIQASSYWKQDLTAKLPAVELLKDLSFSHVFQNHPDVLAQAAEGLTDASALALFGTREDLSVLEDFYHKAIGTPLALSAATNYARACLRLAEYDRLTAFSRETKGKYAALFQGIAQYAVLHKLPLSLPVTPGKEPFLNEALRSYLSTYGEHSALSADSSHSATVLWMNLTAPVSVRLPSFTAPAKQASKPAVLSELTLTLDPLKTSPEQLNTGAVSHPTAGTETTVEAAPSVRLPEGDIAPVLDTPAQKTSLVQKVRNWLGLGKKKQAAPAIEEPVKVNSALQRASLYLASAVMGLEVATPVISNFGTSFGLSLEDNILVAVATYFPYSVGAFFANYLKQKIGRKAALNLGLGLMGLGFLGGVTLCGLDGSFVAEANAMLHFYKTLACITIASVGGVLVHNSVGPMITEISKGESDLVLQKRNSYTELARAAGMAASFAFPFVSTAVLGLDWSLTFALPIPLVAAAAIGINSGRLPNTKPVKAPSLAEKTKASLWEKTKNSEYLRLFKEEKGVAPLLTGLLIMNAVEVSFNSGFLLLLPSLTQNPSMQYLFGIAQFAVPFLLGRYLAGHFLKWFPKNNMAIATALGALGGFASLTAAQSNVYLLTASLFAAELGISTAFTLAFSRTAKNPKTQDRIISLIVASAISCAFGPMLLTDLAQRFIDAGLLSTQGATAAALLGIPAALASISALLFKRADKAAQNPLHVQPQPIEKNPTLWQKVRNFFKK
- a CDS encoding amino acid permease; amino-acid sequence: MGDKNNTAAKLGVIGLASIVISSMVGGGVFSLPQNMAAGASAGAVLLAWVITGIGMYFIANTFSVLSRVKPDLTAGIYMYAREGFGPYVGFTIGWGYWLCQIFGNVGYAVITMDALNYFFPPYFAGGNNLLSIVCGSFLIWGFNFVVLRGVKQAAVLNVIGTIGKLVPLLLFCLILLFTFHLDKFDSNFWGQLAENGKSLGDLPSQLKSTMLVTLWAFIGIEGAVVLSNRAKSQSAVSKATLLGFLGCLVIYMGLSLLPFGFLSQAEIAAVANPSTAGVLEKVVGPWGAWMMNIGLLVAVLSSWLAWTMITAEIPAAAAENGTFPKQFATQNKNGSPSVSLWVTSALMQLAILMVYFSNNAWNTMLSITGVMVLPAYLASTAYLWKLTEDGEYAQITPKGRAAALLTSVLGTVYGVWLVYAAGLKYLFLAVIFLALGLPVFIWARKQKQDGNPVFKRGEGWVASLLVICALVAIYVFTRGLVSL
- a CDS encoding carbohydrate porin, which gives rise to MNITKTMLAAVMAFACSAVSAQGFYMAEDIEEELVLTPVKHEQRLASRKKVEKHPFNDAGQAYFDAKKELAEKTGLQIGMDISYTAQRSTPNGKQTSIQGIYYPYLTWNLFKNTAFGSGQLNVNYNLVRYWGASAATLADRSNFAVPINDYPANQEIFSQFSYTHTLPGEMDWLSVTVGQFPLYNFDGTEYLDNQQTGLMNYAMSQNASAAYTSASFGGYLQAQNDLISFAAGYQDATNVSGETIELKDAFSGKYTLFGSLSLTPEFDMGQGQYSFMYYYQPSVHEQPENVNGWSFNMQQNMGDKWVMFGRINGSSNGATAVRNSFVLGGAYLDPFERNPLDSIVAGIAYNRLSGKGLGYPTDRRNTEMAMEFQWNIGVGKFMTITPDLQLYPNPGLDEDGKMGLAVGLRTTIML